A genomic stretch from Erigeron canadensis isolate Cc75 chromosome 9, C_canadensis_v1, whole genome shotgun sequence includes:
- the LOC122583437 gene encoding disease resistance protein RPV1-like — MVNLSEIEQGSTSQRYDVFLSFRGADTRNNFTDHLYNALIDAGINTFLDDEEIETGEDLKPELENAIKSSRASVVVLSKNYATSTWCLDELALILERRLTADQIVIPIFYHVEPTDVRKQQGSFGDAMAGHRRKKITNAEKRVWWGQKMDRWKKALTDIADLKGKDVKGRCSLCTPFLFMKLIEIQIN, encoded by the coding sequence atggttaatctGAGTGAAATTGAACAAGGATCCACAAGTCAAAGATATGatgtatttttaagttttcgaGGAGCCGATACTCGTAATAATTTCACCGATCACCTCTACAATGCCCTGATCGATGCCGGTATTAATACCTTTTTGGATGATGAAGAGATCGAGACCGGAGAAGACCTGAAACCGGAATTGGAGAATGCAATAAAGTCTTCAAGGGCTTCTGTTGTTGTGCTGTCCAAGAATTACGCCACTTCCACGTGGTGTCTTGATGAGCTGGCACTGATCCTTGAGCGACGTTTGACCGCTGACCAGATTGTTATACCTATCTTCTATCATGTTGAGCCGACCGATGTAAGGAAGCAACAAGGTAGTTTCGGAGACGCCATGGCAGGGCACAGACGGAAGAAGATAACAAACGCAGAGAAAAGAGTTTGGTGGGGTCAAAAGATGGATCGATGGAAGAAAGCGCTGACCGATATTGCCGACTTAAAAGGGAAAGACGTCAAGGGCAGGTGCTCACTTTGTACACCTTTTTTATTCATGAAGTTGATTGagatacaaataaattaa
- the LOC122583438 gene encoding disease resistance protein RUN1-like, with the protein MVIIWEIEQGSSSSIHDHNDKRYDVFLSFRGADTRLRFTAHLYDALIDANVDTFLDDEDINTGEDLKPELEDAIRSSRASVIVLSENYATSTWCLDELALILDQRLTSDHIVIPIFYHVEPTDVRKQQNSFKTAMAEHRQKMEAETNAEKRVNWGEKIDRWCKALTDVANLKGKDIKGRKETQFIEEIVIEIRQRLGVPLSDSLPLLIGRYRQIDEITSWLTDGSSSLTADILTVLGMGGIGKTSLARYVFHLHSRAFPKSCFIEGINSKCTEKFDGLLDVQKQLYDVITKKKKPLVHDPHVYPSKIEKALSRVKVFLVLDDIDSLNQLDALLGNKGFHPGSKIIITTRDASLTERCALFKSEVECKHTTIKIEGLYKSAGQKLLRLHAFNCRDPQEGYEEVIEKLVKYCEGHPLALEVLGKSLYNRDIAYWEACVENLKNETHSCIRRVLQMSFESLPFHNDKELFKHIACFFVGRDREISEKILKACDINTVSGIPNLIERCLISIDQWDNSLKMHQLLQEMGKAIVREESPDHPGKRSRLWCHDESFIVLKRKKGTESLKGLVFDKRMLEKHKFCDLKADAFSSMDNLMILQLNYVQLIGSYENFPEELRWLCLQGFPLKSIPLDIPMEKLVVLDMSYSKIKSFVTCCTSCNSQPFEGGQKLIGSCSKDERILGSLKILHLSFCEHLHKLGCFYELPKLERLIARNCIRLIEICESFEDCAELCHIDLSYCVKLEKIPRAIHKLKKDFKLFLDGCNTHESILQELVYSAISFTSSLVSLSLANNNLTNESFPMDWSCLSRLKYLCLDENPIVSMPNCVRSLCWLEELSMKNCKTLLSIEHPPRTLKQLDVKMFEVRSDNKPLLQRISFDPDMSPISIAGVPESFQAWSYEIEGMVKIQPLEGVEEKVLCSLGWTNLSDFLDKTDIVRTYNSRRGKAVEQFQIQMYYEFGIFSTVYGGQVMPDWNISIHSHTPISFTIPSIPNKQLRGLNFCYVERWKHREDPFGYPLDRLSVLPTIEMINKTKNRTWIYKHCNEEIDVGGEWLTFLSHWMFGMNDMEGGDKIIIYMIRGAYTIEEKVHQGVCFLYEDDEGSTEDEDVLEYYKSWNHIIGGDLSPFEETTGQYYLWHHKWFLDYRSPKDKPKNTGPSFRAFSKRRSPN; encoded by the exons ATGGTTATAATCTGGGAAATTGAACAAGGATCTTCATCCAGTATTCACGATCATAATGATAAACGATATGATGTGTTTTTAAGTTTCCGAGGAGCCGACACTCGTCTTAGGTTCACAGCCCACCTCTACGATGCCCTTATTGATGCCAACGTAGATACCTTTTTGGATGATGAAGATATTAATACCGGAGAAGACCTCAAACCTGAACTGGAAGATGCCATTAGATCATCAAGGGCCTCTGTGATAGTGCTGTCCGAGAACTACGCCACTTCCACATGGTGCCTTGATGAGCTGGCATTGATCCTTGACCAACGTTTGACCTCTGACCATATTGTAATTCCCATCTTCTATCATGTTGAGCCAACGGATGTACGGAAGCAACAAAACAGCTTCAAAACAGCAATGGCAGAGCACAGACAGAAGATGGAGGCCGAAACAAATGCAGAGAAAAGAGTTAATTGGGGTGAAAAGATAGATCGCTGGTGTAAAGCGCTGACAGATGTTGCTAACTTAAAAGGGAAAGACATCAAAGGCAG GAAAGAGACACAGTTTATTGAAGAAATTGTTATCGAAATCCGTCAGAGATTAGGTGTACCCTTAAGTGATAGTTTGCCACTCCTTATCGGGAGGTACCGTCAAATTGATGAAATCACTTCATGGTTGACAGACGGTTCCTCCAGTCTTACTGCTGACATTCTCACAGTTTTAGGCATGGGTGGGATTGGAAAAACATCTTTGGCCAGATATGTCTTCCACTTGCACTCTCGTGCATTTCCCAAGAGCTGTTTTATTGAAGGTATCAATTCAAAATGTACCGAAAAATTTGATGGATTGCTTGATGTACAAAAGCAACTTTATGATGTAAtcacaaaaaagaagaagccACTAGTTCATGATCCTCATGTATACCCCTCTAAGATTGAGAAAGCATTATCCCGAGTGAAGGTGTTTTTAGTTCTGGATGATATTGACAGTCTCAACCAGTTGGATGCGTTACTTGGAAACAAAGGTTTTCATCCAGGTagcaaaatcataataacaacGAGGGACGCATCGTTGACAGAGAGGTGTGCATTATTCAAATCAGAAGTAGAATGCAAGCATACAACGATCAAAATAGAAGGCTTGTATAAAAGTGCAGGACAGAAGCTATTACGTCTTCATGCGTTCAATTGCAGAGATCCCCAAGAAGGTTATGAAGAAGTTATAGAAAAGCTTGTCAAGTACTGTGAAGGACATCCGTTGGCTCTTGAAGTTCTTGGAAAGTCTCTATATAATCGAGATATAGCTTATTGGGAAGCATGCGTAGAAAACTTAAAGAATGAAACTCATTCGTGTATAAGGAGGGTCTTGCAAATGAGTTTTGAGTCGTTGCCATTCCATAATGATAAGGAATTGTTTAAGCATATTGCTTGTTTTTTTGTTGGAAGAGATCGAGAGATTAGCGAAAAAATACTAAAGGCATGTGATATAAACACAGTCTCTGGAATCCCAAACCTCATCGAAAGATGCCTTATTAGTATTGATCAATGGGATAACAGCTTGAAGATGCACCAACTGCTTCAAGAGATGGGGAAAGCTATTGTACGTGAAGAATCACCCGATCATCCTGGAAAGCGCAGTCGATTGTGGTGTCATGATGAGTCATTCATTgtgttaaaaaggaaaaag GGTACTGAAAGTCTTAAAGGCCTTGTCTTTGACAAGAGAATGCTTGAGAAACATAAGTTTTGTGATCTGAAAGCAGATGCCTTTAGCAGTATGGATAACTTAATGATACTACAACTCAACTATGTGCAACTCATCGGGTCTTATGAGAATTTTCCAGAAGAACTAAGATGGCTGTGTTTGCAGGGGTTCCCTCTGAAGTCCATACCTTTAGACATACCAATGGAGAAGCTGGTTGTTCTCGACATGTCATACAGCAAAATCAAATCATTTGTCACTTGTTGTACTAGTTGTAACTCTCAACCATTTGAGGGTGGGCAAAAG CTGATTGGATCGTgttcaaaagatgaaagaatccttggatctttgaAGATTCTTCATCTGAGTTTCTGTGAACACCTTCATAAACTCGGTTGCTTTTACGAACTCCCTAAACTTGAGAGGTTAATAGCTAGAAATTGCATACGTTTGATTGAGATTTGTGAATCGTTTGAGGATTGTGCTGAACTTTGCCACATCGATCTTAGTTACTGCGTCAAGCTTGAAAAGATTCCAAGAGCAATACACAAGCTGAAGAAGGATTTCAAGCTATTTCTAGATGGTTGCAATACCCATGAATCTATTCTACAAGAATTGGTATACTCTGCTATTTCATTTACGAGCTCCTTAGTAAGTTTATCTCTTGCAAATAATAATTTGACCAACGAATCCTTTCCGATGGACTGGAGTTGCCTATCCAGGTTAAAGTATTTATGTTTAGATGAGAATCCTATCGTTTCTATGCCTAATTGTGTAAGAAGCCTTTGTTGGCTTGAGGAACTTAGTATGAAGAACTGTAAAACCCTTCTGTCAATCGAGCATCCTCCGCGTACGCTAAAACAATTGGACGTTAAGATGTTTGAGGTACGTTCAGATAATAAGCCTTTGTTACAGAGAATTTCGTTTGATCCGGATATGTCTCCAATCAGTATAGCTGGAGTTCCAGAATCATTCCAAGCTTGGTCATATGAAATAGAAGGGATGGTGAAAATCCAACCACTAGAAGGTGTTGAGGAAAAGGTTTTATGTAGTTTGGGCTGGACTAACTTATCAGACTTCCTTGATAAGACGGACATTGTCAGAACTTATAATTCCAGAAGAGGAAAAGCTGTTGAGCAATTTCAAATCCAG ATGTATTATGAATTTGGAATATTCAGCACAGTTTATGGAGGGCAAGTGATGCCAGATTGGAACATAAGTATACACAGCCACACACCAATATCATTTACTATCCCTTCAATTCCTAATAAGCAGCTCAGAGGTCTCAACTTTTGTTATGTGGAGAGGTGGAAGCATAGAGAAGACCCTTTTGGATATCCACTTGATCGTTTATCTGTATTGCCAACAAttgaaatgattaataaaacaaaaaaccgtACATGGATATACAAGCATTGTAATGAGGAAATTGATGTAGGTGGAGAGTGGTTAACATTTCTAAGCCACTGGATGTTTGGAATGAATGACATGGAAGGTGGcgataaaattataatttacatgATAAGAGGCGCGTACACAATTGAGGAAAAGGTTCATCAAGGGGTGTGTTTTTtgtatgaagatgatgaaggaaGCACGGAAGATGAAGATGTGTTGGAGTATTACAAGTCATGGAATCACATCATTGGTGGTGATCTTTCTCCTTTTGAGGAAACAACCGGACAATACTACCTATGGCACCATAAATGGTTCCTTGATTACAGGTCCCCCAAGGATAAAC CAAAAAATACCGGCCCTTCATTTAGAGCTTTCTCCAAAAGGAGAAGTCCCAATTAA
- the LOC122583436 gene encoding disease resistance protein RPV1-like: MNIQCVGVVIDRVTLYPKKEKEFIEEIVNQIHQRLGVPLSDTLPLLIGRYRHIEEITSWLTDGSSSHTADILTVLGMGGIGKTSLAKYVFDLHSLTFHKSSFIEGINSRCSESYNGLLNVQKQLYGDISKKNKLLAHDPQVYTYKIEKALASVKVFLVLDDINSLDQLDALLGNKGFHPGSKIIVTTKDASLTERCALFKSRVKPKHTKLILEGLSEDASLDLLCCNAFACNNPKEGYEEVSKKVSKYCQGHPLALEVLGKTLYNLDVDEWEDYIERLKKVTDPFINKVLKMSFNSLPSDDDKELFKHIACFFVGKDRDYTETILKTCNINTRSGIRILVERCLLSIGRHNELMMHQLIQDMGRDEVRKESTHKPWERSRIWSHEESYKVLKQKKDMDNILGLTLDMRVLEKEKLGVSFELQTNVLSKMNNIMLLQLNYVEMKGSYKKFPEELRWLCLHGFPLKSMPNLDLPLDNLVALDMSYSNIESFGMCWSNPRQKVIGPRSKENTILRSLKILDLSFCEQLHKLGGFYKLPTLERFIVGNCKRLIEICESLAECVELVHIDLSYCVKLEKLPTAIGKLKKVKTLLLDGCNISSIIVEKLPSDLNHSVISLPTSLVRLSLANSNLTNESFPMDMSCLSSLKYLCLDKNPIVSMPNCVRSLRWLEELSMVNCQTLMSIEHPPCTLKRLMLRTYQPSAMSLITFDPEMSQIDVTINSFRAWSYEVQGMVKIQPLEGVEEKVLSSLGWTKLSDVLNKRQVVSYESCRGIEQSQIQMYYEFGIFSTFYGSDYAKMPDCNWIVNTPFRTSIPFTVPSSGNKQLRGLNFCYVQWRERDREHDQKFINAHGYPPLDQFFQLPLIEISNKTKKRTWRYQHCSGGIDVDGKWVIFLSHWMFGMNEMAPGDHILISILIRRDIAYKQGTLRCGMGLVYEDDQDGKMEEGEDALEYYKSWNHIIGGDLSSFQWRTFGDHFLSHHEFIRDQDPNFPLKLSAINAEKTVPFRAFSKMKSPKTLGKGKLAGNSDHQPPWGVQGVPPSQAHSPQGASTSKLHIWDDDDDDDYMMTENEEKERKKMKK, encoded by the exons ATGAATATACAATGTGTTGGTGTTGTTATTGATAGGGTAACCCTTTACCCAAA gAAAGAGAAAGAGTTTATTGAAGAAATTGTTAATCAAATCCACCAAAGATTAGGTGTACCCTTAAGTGATACTTTGCCACTCCTTATCGGGAGGTACCGTCATATTGAAGAAATCACGTCATGGTTGACAGATGGTTCCTCCAGTCATACTGCTGACATTCTCACAGTTTTAGGCATGGGTGGGATTGGGAAAACATCTTTGGCGAAATATGTCTTCGACTTGCACTCTCTTACATTCCACAAGAGTAGCTTTATTGAAGGTATCAATTCAAGATGTAGTGAAAGTTATAATGGATTGCTTAATGTACAAAAGCAACTTTATGGGGACATCTCAAAAAAGAACAAGCTACTAGCTCATGATCCTCAAGTATATACCTACAAGATTGAGAAAGCATTAGCCAGTGTGAAGGTGTTTTTAgttcttgatgatattaatagTCTCGACCAGTTGGATGCGTTACTTGGAAACAAAGGTTTTCATCCGGGTAGCAAAATCATAGTAACAACCAAGGACGCTTCATTGACAGAGAGGTGTGCACTATTCAAATCAAGAGTTAAACCCAAGCATACGAAATTGATACTTGAAGGCTTATCTGAAGATGCATCCCTAGACCTTTTATGTTGTAATGCGTTCGCTTGTAACAATCCCAAGGAAGGCTATGAAGAGGTGTCAAAAAAGGTCTCAAAGTATTGTCAAGGGCATCCATTGGCTCTTGAAGTATTGGGCAAGACTCTATACAACCTAGATGTAGATGAATGGGAGGATTACATAGAAAGGCTAAAGAAAGTAACTGACCCCTTCATAAACAAGGTCTTGAAAATGAGCTTCAATTCTTTGCCATCTGATGATGATAAGGAATTGTTTAAGCATATTGCTTGCTTTTTTGTTGGGAAAGATAGAGATTATACTGAAACAATATTGAAGACATGTAACATCAACACAAGATCTGGGATTAGGATTCTTGTTGAGAGATGCCTTCTTAGTATTGGACGGCATAACGAGTTGATGATGCATCAATTGATACAAGATATGGGAAGAGATGAGGTACGTAAAGAATCAACTCATAAGCCATGGGAGCGAAGTCGAATTTGGAGTCACGAGGAGTCATATAAAGTGTTGAAACAAAAAAAG GACATGGACAATATTCTGGGCCTCACCCTTGACATGAGAGTCCTCGAGAAAGAGAAGTTAGGTGTATCATTTGAGCTGCAAACAAATGTGCTGAGTAAAATGAATAATATAATGCTACTGCAACTCAATTATGTGGAAATGAAGGGGAGTTATAAGAAATTTCCAGAGGAATTAAGATGGTTGTGTCTGCATGGGTTCCCTTTAAAGTCTATGCCTAATTTAGACTTGCCATTGGATAACCTAGTAGCTCTCGACATGTCATATAGCAACATCGAATCATTTGGTATGTGTTGGAGTAACCCACGACAAAAG GTGATTGGACCGCGttcaaaagaaaacacaatccTTAGATCACTGAAGATTCTTGATCTGAGTTTCTGTGAACAACTTCATAAACTCGGTGGGTTTTACAAACTCCCTACACTAGAAAGGTTTATAGTTGGAAATTGCAAACGTTTAATTGAGATTTGTGAATCACTTGCGGAATGTGTTGAACTTGTCCACATCGATCTTAGTTACTGCGTCAAGCTAGAAAAGCTTCCAACAGCAATAGGTAAATTGAAGAAGGTTAAAACGCTATTACTAGATGGTTGCAATATCTCTTCCATTATTGTGGAGAAATTACCAAGTGATTTGAATCACAGTGTGATTTCCTTACCGACCTCATTAGTAAGATTATCTCTTGCAAATAGTAATTTGACCAACGAATCCTTTCCGATGGACATGAGTTGCCTATCCAGTTTAAAGTATTTATGCTTAGATAAGAATCCTATTGTTTCTATGCCTAATTGTGTAAGAAGCCTTCGTTGGCTTGAGGAACTTAGTATGGTCAACTGTCAAACTCTGATGTCAATCGAGCATCCTCCATGTACGCTAAAACGGTTGATGCTTCGGACGTATCAACCTTCAGCTATGTCTTTAATTACATTTGATCCAGAGATGTCTCAAATCGATGTAACTATAAATTCATTCCGTGCTTGGTCATATGAAGTGCAAGGGATGGTCAAGATCCAACCACTAGAAGGTGTCGAGGAAAAGGTATTGTCTAGTTTGGGGTGGACTAAGTTATCAGACGTCCTTAATAAAAGGCAGGTCGTATCTTATGAATCGTGTAGAGGAATAGAGCAATCTCAAATCCAG ATGTATTATGAATTTGGAATATTCAGCACATTTTATGGATCGGATTATGCGAAGATGCCAGATTGTAATTGGATTGTGAATACACCCTTCCGTACATCAATACCATTTACAGTCCCTTCATCTGGTAATAAGCAGCTCAGGGGTCTGAATTTTTGCTACGTGCAGTGGAGGGAAAGGGATCGAGAACATGACCAAAAATTTATCAACGCTCATGGATATCCTCCACTTGATCAATTCTTTCAGTTGCCATTGATCGAAATaagtaataaaacaaaaaaacgcACATGGAGATACCAGCATTGTAGTGGGGGAATCGATGTAGATGGAAAGTGGGTAATATTTTTAAGCCACTGGATGTTTGGGATGAATGAAATGGCACCTGGTGATCATATTCTTATTTCCATTTTGATAAGAAGAGACATAGCATATAAGCAAGGTACATTGAGATGTGGGATGGGGTTAGTGTATGAAGATGATCAAGATGGAAAGATGGAGGAAGGAGAAGATGCATTGGAATATTACAAGTCATGGAACCACATCATTGGTGGCGATCTTTCCTCTTTTCAATGGAGAACGTTCGGAGACCACTTCCTATCTCACCATGAATTTATACGAGACCAGGACCCAAATTTTCCCCTTAAATTGAGCGCCATTAATGCAG AAAAAACCGTACCTTTTAGAGCTTTCTCCAAGATGAAAAGTCCCAAGACACTTGGTAAAGGGAAGTTGGCAGGCAACAGTGACCACCAACCCCCATGGGGTGTGCAAGGGGTTCCACCGAGCCAAGCCCACTCCCCCCAAGGGGCTAGTACTTCCAAGCTTCACATctgggatgatgatgatgatgacgactaTATGATGACGGAAAATGAggaaaaagaaaggaagaagatgaagaaataa
- the LOC122583439 gene encoding disease resistance protein RPV1-like encodes MVVLGELEQGSSLSTPHDRRYDVFLSFRGVDTRYSFVDHLYNALLDANITTFLDDDDDDEIETGEDLKPALESAIESSRASIIVLSKNYATSTWCLDELASILEQRRTSDHIVIPIFYHVKPADVRKQQGSFGDAMRQHKHKMEEEKNAERKSQWAKKIKKWEKALAQVADLTGIDVKARKETEIIEKVITNIHRRLGAPLSNTLPHLIGMKDHIYLITSWLTDGLSSHTAKILTVLGMGGIGKTSLAKYVFHLHSHTFDKSSFIEGINRRCTEQFNGLLDVQKQLYGDISKTRSVQVHDVSVYTSKIGNALARKKVLLVMDDINSIDQLDALLGNKDFHPGSKIIITTRDESLTERCKLFKSNVKPNHIKYFLKGLDETASLKLLCAHAFMCNYPKIGYEKVSRKIVKYCDGHPLALEVLGKSLHNREVGYWEDCIEGIKKEPHSHIEKALQMSFDSLTSKNDKELFKHIACFFVGKDRDLCETILQACDFNTISGITNLVEKCLLSIGRNNTLTMHQLLQEMGRDVVRQESPDKPWKRSRLWCNEESIKVLKRKKNMENILGLTFDMRMLEKEKLRCSFELKTDVLSKMDNLMLLQLNYVQMYGFYGHFPEEIRWLCMHGFPLKSIPLELPMENFVVLDMSYSNIESFGLFYDNLQQHESRQKWNGSCLKDRRLLGSLKILNLSFCEQLRGVSSFFELPALERLIVRNCIKLMEISETIEQCVELVFIDMSYCHNLEKLPTSLGKLKKVKTLLLDGCNFQESRIEVMDKDSPGMLNEKDMDTRLKTSSSALVESIPRDLKSCVISLPCSLVRLSLKGSKLSSEFFPRDFSSLLMLKILHLDDNPIVSMPTCVGSLPRLETLTMYDCKLLTTIEHPPCTLRVLSHNSYSNSHHGSKIFLRKILFKPEMSQLQLLLDLELTAASSTEVGGIIKIQHIADVEENVLCNLGWNNLELGQKRYVGVYELSSGSEGSQSQSKMYYEFGIFSTFFWGEVIPHWITRRVTRTAISFSIPSSSNELRGLNFCYVQTSKSSIGAFQLPGNMLFYLPLIKNEMEGGDQVTITVTEDYGQVTRVCGVSFMYDDGSIKEQDALGYYKSWNHIIGGDLSAFQKHMSHLELSPRKKGDILGRTPK; translated from the exons ATGGTTGTTCTCGGTGAACTTGAACAGGGATCTTCATTATCAACTCCTCATGATAGACGATATGATGTGTTTCTGAGTTTTAGAGGTGTTGACACTCGTTATAGTTTCGTCGATCACCTCTACAACGCCCTTCTGGACGCCAACATAACGACTtttttagatgatgatgatgatgatgagattgaAACTGGAGAAGATCTGAAACCAGCATTGGAGAGTGCGATAGAGTCATCGAGGGCTTCAATAATTGTCTTGTCCAAGAATTACGCTACTTCTACATGGTGTCTTGATGAGCTGGCATCGATTCTGGAGCAACGTAGGACCTCAGATCATATTGTTATTCCAATATTCTATCATGTGAAGCCTGCTGATGTGAGGAAGCAACAAGGTAGTTTCGGAGATGCGATGAGACAGCATAAACACAAGATGGAGGAGGAAAAAAATGCAGAGAGAAAAAGTCAATGGGCTAAGAAAATAAAGAAGTGGGAAAAAGCACTTGCACAAGTTGCTGATTTAACAGGGATAGACGTTAAAGCCAG GAAGGAGACAGAGATTATCGAAAAAGTTATAACCAACATCCACCGAAGACTTGGTGCACCCTTAAGTAATACTCTGCCACACCTCATCGGGATGAAAGATCACATTTACTTAATTACATCATGGTTGACAGATGGTTTGAGCAGTCATACTGCCAAAATTCTCACAGTTTTAGGGATGGGTGGAATTGGGAAGACATCTTTGGCCAAGTATGTCTTCCATTTACACTCTCATACATTTGACAAGAGCAGCTTTATTGAAGGTATTAACAGAAGATGTACGGAACAATTCAATGGATTGCTTGATGTACAAAAGCAACTTTACGGTGACATTTCAAAAACAAGGTCAGTTCAAGTTCATGATGTTTCTGTATACACCTCTAAGATTGGGAATGCACTCGCCCGTAAAAAGGTTCTTTTAGTTATGGATGATATTAATAGCATTGACCAGCTAGATGCATTACTTGGAAACAAAGACTTTCACCCGGGaagcaaaataataataacaaccaGGGACGAATCTTTGACAGAGAGGTGTAAACTATTCAAATCAAACGTTAAACCTAATCATATTAAGTACTTTCTTAAAGGCTTAGATGAAACTGCATCACTAAAACTTCTGTGTGCTCATGCATTCATGTGCAACTATCCAAAGATAGGATATGAAAAGGTCTCAAGAAAGATTGTGAAATACTGTGATGGACATCCGTTGGCTCTTGAAGTTTTGGGCAAGTCTCTACATAATCGAGAGGTGGGTTATTGGGAAGACTGCATTGAAGGAATAAAGAAAGAACCTCATTCGCATATTGAAAAGGCCTTGCAAATGAGCTTTGACTCTTTAACATCAAAAAAtgataaggaattatttaagcATATTGCTTGTTTTTTTGTTGGAAAAGATCGAGATCTCTGCGAAACAATATTACAAGCATGTGATTTTAACACAATATCCGGGATCACGAATCTTGTTGAAAAATGCCTTCTTAGTATTGGACGGAATAACACATTGACgatgcatcaattgcttcaaGAGATGGGAAGAGATGTAGTACGTCAAGAATCACCTGACAAGCCATGGAAGCGTAGTCGATTATGGTGTAACGAGGAGTCAATTAAAGTGTTAAAGAGGAAAAAG AATATGGAAAATATTCTAGGCCTCACCTTTGATATGAGAATGCTTGAGAAAGAGAAGTTACGTTGTTCATTTGAGCTGAAAACAGATGTGTTGAGTAAGATGGATAACCTAATGCTGCTACAACTCAATTATGTGCAAATGTATGGGTTTTATGGCCATTTTCCTGAAGAAATAAGATGGCTGTGTATGCATGGGTTCCCCCTAAAGTCTATACCATTAGAGCTGCCGATGGAGAATTTTGTTGTGCTCGACATGTCATATAGCAATATAGAATCATTCGGCTTGTTTTATGATAACCTACAACAACATGAGAGTAGACAAAAG TGGAATGGATCATGCTTAAAAGATAGAAGATTACTTGGATCGTTGAAAATACTTAACTTGAGTTTCTGTGAACAGCTTCGTGGTGTCAGTAGCTTTTTTGAACTGCCTGCACTTGAGAGATTGATCGTTAGAAATTGCATAAAATTGATGGAGATTAGTGAAACAATTGAACAATGTGTTGAACTTGTTTTCATTGATATGAGCTACTGCCACAATCTTGAAAAGCTTCCAACATCTCTAGGAAAGCTAAAGAAGGTTAAGACACTATTGCTAGATGGTTGTAATTTCCAGGAATCTCGAATTGAGGTTATGGATAAGGATTCACCAGGAATGCTCAATGAAAAAGACATGGACACACGCTTAAAAACCTCTTCCTCTGCTCTGGTGGAGTCTATACCCAGAGATTTGAAGTCCTGTGTGATTTCTTTACCATGCTCGTTGGTAAGATTGTCGCTTAAAGGTAGTAAGTTGTCCAGTGAATTCTTTCCCAGAGACTTCAGTAGCTtattaatgttgaaaattttaCATTTAGACGATAATCCAATTGTTTCAATGCCAACATGCGTGGGAAGCCTTCCTAGGCTTGAGACACTTACTATGTATGATTGTAAACTGCTAACAACAATTGAACATCCTCCATGCACACTAAGAGTTTTGTCACACAATTCTTATAGCAATTCCCACCATGGTTCTAAGATTTTCCTACGGAAAATTTTATTCAAGCCAGAAATGTCTCAACTTCAATTATTACTGGATTTGGAACTTACAGCAGCTTCGTCGACTGAAGTTGGAGGCATTATAAAAATCCAACATATAGCAGATGTTGAGGAAAATGTGTTATGTAATTTGGGATGGAATAATTTAGAACTCGGTCAGAAAAGGTACGTGGGAGTATATGAATTATCGAGCGGATCAGAAGGATCTCAAAGCCAAAGCAAG ATGTATTATGAGTTTGGGATATTTAGCACTTTTTTCTGGGGAGAAGTGATACCACATTGGATAACTCGTCGTGTAACAAGGACTGCAATTTCATTTTCCATCCCATCATCTTCTAACGAGCTCAGAGGCTTGAATTTCTGTTATGTGCAAACATCAAAATCTTCAATTGGAGCATTTCAACTGCCTGGTAACATGTTGTTTTATTTGCCACTGATCAAA AATGAGATGGAAGGTGGTGACCAGGTTACTATTACTGTAACAGAGGACTATGGACAAGTTACAAGGGTGTGTGGAGTGAGTTTTATGTATGATGATGGAAGCATCAAAGAACAAGATGCCTTAGGTTATTACAAGTCATGGAATCACATCATTGGTGGAGATCTCTCTGCTTTTCAA AAACATATGTCCCATTTAGAGCTTTCTCCTCGAAAAAAAGGTGACATACTTGGTCGAACTCCTAAATAA